A region from the Linepithema humile isolate Giens D197 chromosome 1, Lhum_UNIL_v1.0, whole genome shotgun sequence genome encodes:
- the LOC136998812 gene encoding uncharacterized protein isoform X2 — translation MRTDLFDRLVEMVTPFIQRQNTNMRECISPRDRLSLTLRFVATGEAYRSLEYSMRIPTCKISRIIPETSRVIYEVLRKDYLKTPSTIEEWTEIANNYFQLWNVPNCIGSMDGRHIEFKVPLTDGSLYYNYKGTNSIVLLAIVNAFYQFIYVNVGVNGRVSDGGVYRDSDFAKLLNDPQNVLNIPDDAPLPGMGECMPYILLADNAFPLQKHILKPYSSRNLTHDEQIFNYRLSRGRRVVENSFGILANRFCVLLSTMYLPVNTVQIVTLACCALHNYISSKNDAYLYGATDTENVQNYVITSGGWRNDNAQLRNLNIINIRPNRNAIHIRDEFKQYFNTVGAVEWQEHMI, via the exons ATGCGAACGGATTTATTTGATCGGCTTGTTGAAATGGTGACACCATTTATACAACGTCAAAATACGAACATGAGAGAATGTATCTCACCAAGAGATCGGTTATCACTCACTCTACGATTTGTAGCCACCGGTGAAGCTTATAGAAGTTTAGAATATTCTATGAGAATACCAACGTGTAAAATTTCTCGTATCATTCCTGAAACAAGCCGTGTAATTTATGAAGTTCTTCGAAAGGATTATTTAAAG ACACCAAGTACAATTGAAGAGTGGAcagaaattgcaaataattattttcaactttggAATGTTCCAAATTGTATTGGCTCTATGGATGGGCGACATATAGAATTCAAAGTTCCACTTACAGACGGATCATTGTATTATAACTATAAGGGTACCAACAGCATTGTTTTATTAGCAATAGTTAACGCTTTTTATCAATTCATATATGTCAATGTTGGCGTTAATGGCAGAGTAAGTGATGGAGGAGTTTATCGTGACAGTGATTTCGCAAAACTATTAAATGATCCACAAAATGTACTTAATATACCAGATGATGCGCCTTTGCCTGGCATGGGTGAATGTATgccatatattttattagctgaTAATGCTTTTCCTCtacaaaaacatatattaaagcCATACTCATCACGAAATTTGACACATGAtgagcaaatatttaattatagacTGAGTAGAGGAAGGCGAGTTGTTGAAAACAGTTTTGGAATATTAGCAAATAGGTTTTGTGTTCTTTTGTCAACTATGTATTTACCAGTTAATACAGTTCAAATTGTTACTCTCGCATGTTGTgcattgcataattatatcaGTAGCAAAAATGATGCATATTTATATGGAGCAACAGATActgaaaatgtacaaaattatgtaataacatCTGGTGGATGGAGAAATGATAATGCACAACTGCGCAATTTGAACATTATCAATATAAGACCTAATAGAAATGCCATTCATATTCGTGAtgaatttaaacaatattttaatactgttGGAGCAGTTGAATGGCAAGAGCATATGATTTAG
- the Ocrl gene encoding inositol polyphosphate 5-phosphatase OCRL isoform X1, translated as MSASESLAIVQSKFVSGETVVTATEAALIQGWIKSSRYVALVNKGATHALAIFLTSRTPPQVYSDLTLEGILPIDQDFKCGIDTDGKAQDGHDVYMNITSRKLRLIFEMKLGEATSSLVSEIFRAIEVYQTAKSPAAEFLWIEKLTRSTRNLATAGKDTQDPVDPLLHLESPDLVVPRQSIASGRSPVAARESVVRYQMACKEDDYMYSKTFRILTCTWNVNGQPPNGIQLDPWLSADETPPDIYAIGFQELDLSKEAFLFHETPREEEWRQVIVNSLHPGGVYTQVALVRLVGIMLLVYALETHIPFIENVSTDTVGTGIMGKLGNKGGVAVSCCIHNTSICFVNAHLAAHCEEFERRNQDYADICARLSFAKYVPPKSFKDHDQIYWLGDLNYRITDMDATLVKQYLSEGNYAPVLALDQLAQQRKAGRVFQGFQEAEINFKPTYKYDPGTNNWDSSEKCRAPAWCDRVLWKGDVIKSISYKSYPELKISDHKPVTAGFDSQIRIIDMAKYRKIHEEVMKKLDKLENEFLPQVMVDTTDIIFDILKFLEPSSKELIIANTGQVPVQFEFIKKLDDTNYCKDWLHIEPYTGFIKPGEKCDIKLEVYVDKKTACKLNSGEDKLYDILVLHLEGGKDIFITVTGMYERSCFGSSMEALVHISVPIREIPIGRLVELENNKNLSQEPYAVPKEVWHLIDKLYRHGIKTPGLFETPGLHSEIVAIRDWLDECSQEPMPGGIHSVAEALLLLLESTAEPLIPYNLHNVCLSAATNYLQCKQIVMQLPEIRRTVFLYISSFLQELLNHAQDNELDAKTLATLFGSIFLRDPPRSRDDHHQRSRATQITFDKKKAAFVYHFLVNDQSDFFILGR; from the exons ATGTCGGCGTCGGAATCATTAGCGATTGTGCAGTCAAAATTTGTCTCAGGCGAGACCGTCGTGACT GCTACAGAAGCGGCGTTGATACAAGGCTGGATAAAGTCTTCAAGATATGTCGCTCTTGTTAACAAGGGTGCCACTCATGCTTTGGCGATTTTCCTTACTTCAAGAACACCTCCACAGGTCTACAGCGACCTTACTCTGGAAGGAATATTGCCTATTGATCAAGACTTTAAATGTGGTATAG acaCCGATGGGAAAGCGCAGGATGGTCATGATGTGTATATGAATATTACATCGAGAAAGCTTCGTCTGATATTTGAGATGAAACTCGGAGAGGCAACTAGTTCTTTAGTGTCAGAAATATTTCGCGCAATAGAAG TGTATCAAACAGCTAAAAGCCCGGCAGCAGAGTTTTTATGGATCGAGAAGTTAACGAGGAGTACAAGAAATTTGGCAACAGCTGGTAAAGACACGCAGGATCCTGTCGATCCT cTGCTTCATCTCGAGAGTCCCGATTTAGTAGTACCGAGACAAAGTATTGCATCCGGTAGATCCCCAGTAGCTGCAAGAGAGTCGGTGGTGCGGTATCAGATGGCCTGTAAAGAGGACGATTACATGTATAGCAAAACATTTCG TATACTTACTTGTACGTGGAACGTAAACGGACAGCCCCCAAATGGCATCCAACTAGACCCGTGGTTAAGTGCCGACGAAACACCGCCAGACATATACGCCATTGGATTCCAAGAATTAGATTTAAGCAAGGAAGCATTCCTGTTTCACGAAACACCCAGAGAGGAAGAATGGAG ACAAGTTATAGTTAATTCGCTTCATCCTGGTGGCGTTTATACTCAAGTTGCTCTTGTCAGATTAGTGGGCATAATGTTGCTAGTGTACGCACTCGAAACTCATATACCTTTCATTGAAAATGTATCTACTGACACAGTGGGGACAGGCATTATGGGAAAATTG GGTAACAAGGGTGGTGTTGCAGTAAGTTGTTGCATACACAATACGTCCATTTGCTTCGTTAACGCCCATTTGGCGGCGCACTGCGAAGAGTTCGAACGACGTAATCAGGATTACGCTGATATTTGTGCGAGATTATCCTTTGCGAAATACGTGCCGCCTAAAAGCTTTAAAGATCACGA CCAGATTTATTGGTTGGGGGACTTAAATTATCGGATAACGGATATGGATGCTACGTTGGTTAAGCAGTATCTTTCGGAGGGTAATTACGCCCCCGTCTTGGCACTGGATCAGCTCGCCCAGCAACGCAAAGCGGGACGTGTGTTTCAAGGATTTCAGGAAGCggagattaattttaaacccACATACAAGTACGATCCTGGCACCAACAATTGGGATTCGAG TGAAAAATGCAGAGCACCAGCTTGGTGCGATCGAGTGTTGTGGAAAGGAGACGTGATCAAGTCGATCAGCTACAAAAGTTATCCGGAACTCAAGATATCCGATCACAAACCGGTGACTGCAGGCTTCGATTCTCAG ATACGAATAATAGACATGGCCAAGTATCGCAAAATCCACGAGGAAGTCATGAAGAAACTGGATAAATTGGAAAACGAATTTTTGCCGCAAGTAATGGTCGACACCACAGATATTATCTTTGATATTTTGAAGTTTCTCGAACCTAGCAGTAAAGAACTCATTATTGCTAACACAGGCCAG GTTCCGGTGCAATTtgagtttataaaaaaattagatgacACAAACTACTGCAAGGATTGGTTGCATATCGAACCCTACACAGGCTTTATAAAGCCAG GTGAAAAGTGTGATATTAAGTTGGAGGTGTACGTAGATAAGAAAACTGCTTGCAAGCTGAACTCCGGtgaagataaattatatgatattttagtGTTGCATCTCGAGGGAGGCAAGGACATCTTTATCACTGTGACAG GTATGTACGAGAGAAGCTGTTTCGGTTCTTCTATGGAAGCATTAGTTCATATTTCAGTGCCGATTAGAGAAATTCCTATTGGACGACTAGTAGAATTG GAGAACAACAAAAATCTGTCGCAAGAACCGTACGCAGTGCCGAAAGAAGTATGGCACTTAATCGACAAGCTGTATCGACACGGCATCAAGACTCCAGGACTGTTCGAAACACCGGGTCTCCATAGCGAGATAGTAGCTATTCGAGATTGGTTGGACGAGTGCAGTCAGGAACCGATGC CTGGTGGTATACATTCGGTGGCGGAGGCATTGCTGCTGCTTTTAGAGTCCACAGCTGAACCTTTGATACCGTATAATCTACATAACGTTTGCTTATCTGCGGCAActaattatttgcaatgcaAACAA ATCGTAATGCAGTTACCTGAAATTAGGAGAACAGTCTTTCTTTATATCAGTTCATTCTTGCAAGAGTTATTAAATCATGCGCAAGATAATGAGCTCGATGCTAAAACGCTCG cgACGTTATTCggatcaatatttttacgagATCCGCCGAGGAGCAGAGACGATCATCATCAGAGGAGTCGCGCGACTCAAATTACATTCGATAAGAAGAAAGCTGCGTTTGTTTATCATTTCTTAGTCAATGATCaaagtgatttttttatacttggTCGATAA
- the LOC136998812 gene encoding putative nuclease HARBI1 isoform X1 produces MSNKKRKLKKLITIALLTEAVEQEELEQKEVKQQQRRRSIWTRKWILRRSQDLRGTIHLAHEELRFENSDYFQRFFRMRTDLFDRLVEMVTPFIQRQNTNMRECISPRDRLSLTLRFVATGEAYRSLEYSMRIPTCKISRIIPETSRVIYEVLRKDYLKTPSTIEEWTEIANNYFQLWNVPNCIGSMDGRHIEFKVPLTDGSLYYNYKGTNSIVLLAIVNAFYQFIYVNVGVNGRVSDGGVYRDSDFAKLLNDPQNVLNIPDDAPLPGMGECMPYILLADNAFPLQKHILKPYSSRNLTHDEQIFNYRLSRGRRVVENSFGILANRFCVLLSTMYLPVNTVQIVTLACCALHNYISSKNDAYLYGATDTENVQNYVITSGGWRNDNAQLRNLNIINIRPNRNAIHIRDEFKQYFNTVGAVEWQEHMI; encoded by the exons atgagcaataaaaaacggaaactaaaaaaattaataactattgCATTATTAACCGAAGCCGTTGAGCAAGAGGAACTAGAACAAAAAGAAGTCAAACAGCAACAACGTCGTCGATCGATTTGGACACGCAAGTGGATACTTCGAAGAAGTCAAGATTTAAGAGGTACAATTCATTTAGCGCACGAAGAACTGAGATTTGAAAACAGTGATTATTTCCAAAGATTCTTCAGAATGCGAACGGATTTATTTGATCGGCTTGTTGAAATGGTGACACCATTTATACAACGTCAAAATACGAACATGAGAGAATGTATCTCACCAAGAGATCGGTTATCACTCACTCTACGATTTGTAGCCACCGGTGAAGCTTATAGAAGTTTAGAATATTCTATGAGAATACCAACGTGTAAAATTTCTCGTATCATTCCTGAAACAAGCCGTGTAATTTATGAAGTTCTTCGAAAGGATTATTTAAAG ACACCAAGTACAATTGAAGAGTGGAcagaaattgcaaataattattttcaactttggAATGTTCCAAATTGTATTGGCTCTATGGATGGGCGACATATAGAATTCAAAGTTCCACTTACAGACGGATCATTGTATTATAACTATAAGGGTACCAACAGCATTGTTTTATTAGCAATAGTTAACGCTTTTTATCAATTCATATATGTCAATGTTGGCGTTAATGGCAGAGTAAGTGATGGAGGAGTTTATCGTGACAGTGATTTCGCAAAACTATTAAATGATCCACAAAATGTACTTAATATACCAGATGATGCGCCTTTGCCTGGCATGGGTGAATGTATgccatatattttattagctgaTAATGCTTTTCCTCtacaaaaacatatattaaagcCATACTCATCACGAAATTTGACACATGAtgagcaaatatttaattatagacTGAGTAGAGGAAGGCGAGTTGTTGAAAACAGTTTTGGAATATTAGCAAATAGGTTTTGTGTTCTTTTGTCAACTATGTATTTACCAGTTAATACAGTTCAAATTGTTACTCTCGCATGTTGTgcattgcataattatatcaGTAGCAAAAATGATGCATATTTATATGGAGCAACAGATActgaaaatgtacaaaattatgtaataacatCTGGTGGATGGAGAAATGATAATGCACAACTGCGCAATTTGAACATTATCAATATAAGACCTAATAGAAATGCCATTCATATTCGTGAtgaatttaaacaatattttaatactgttGGAGCAGTTGAATGGCAAGAGCATATGATTTAG
- the Pen gene encoding importin subunit alpha-1, which translates to MPSDDQGLTRKAYFKFNNKHEEARRRRNAASVELRKAKKDDQLSKRRNLNCEEKESNPQIEESTTFTFSLDELIQSIKSSDETTRLLATQTCRKLLSREKNPPINDMIEAGIVPCCIELLDYDHNIPLQFEAAWVLTNIASGTSVQTQTVIKCGAVQKLVRLLKSESSNVAEQAVWALGNIAGDGPTARDFVLTNEAMPQLLELIRPDISVTFLRNIVWTLSNLCRNKNPPPSFEMIQPALAIFIRLLTNTDQDVLADTCWALSYLSDGSNDKIQAILDTGIIPLLVELLKSQQTSVLTPALRTVGNIVTGDDAQTDAVISAGALPHLGALLRHSRSNIVKEAAWAISNITAGNAGQIQHVINANLLTPLVEVLQFGDYKAQKEAAWAVTNLTSGGTVQHLSQLVAAGVLPYFCNLLDSKDWNTVIVVLDGLSNLLHTAAKMGEETNLAILIEEIGALDKLEALQHHENEQVYMKSMALIDAYFTEKDTEEVGTLTPKVEDNNQLQFDVLKNPSMDQFKF; encoded by the exons ATGCCTTCAGATGATCAGGGCCTCACACGTAAGGCGTATTTTAAGTTCAACAATAAACATGAA GAGGCACGAAGAAGGAGAAATGCAGCATCGGTAGAGCTGCGTAAAGCTAAAAAAGATGATCAATTATCGAAACGACGTAATCTCAACTGTGAAGAAAAAGAATCAAATCCACAGATTGAAGAATCAACCACTTTTACGTTTTCTTTAGATGAACTTATACAGAGTATTAAATCATCAGACGAAACGACGCGATTGCTAGCGACACAGACATGCAGAAAGTTGTTGAGTCGAGAGAAAAATCCCCCTATAAACGATATGATAGAGGCTGGTATAGTGCCGTGTTGCATTGAGCTGTTGGATTATGATCATAA catcCCTTTACAGTTTGAAGCGGCATGGGTATTGACTAATATAGCTTCTGGTACCTCTGTGCAAACACAAACCGTTATAAAATGTGGAgctgtacaaaaattagtgAGATTGCTCAAGTCTGAGTCATCGAATGTTGCAGAACAAGCAGTATGGGCTTTGGGAAATATAGCCGGAGATGGACCCACTGCGCGTGATTTTGTTCTTACAAACGAAGCTATGCCTCAGTTGCTCGAACTGATTAGACCTGACATTTCC GTGACATTTTTGCGTAACATTGTTTGGACTCTGTCCAATTTATGCCGTAATAAGAATCCACCCCCTTCGTTTGAGATGATCCAACCTGCTCTTGCGATATTCATTCGTTTGCTTACTAATACGGATCAAGATGTACTCG CTGATACCTGTTGGGCCCTCTCTTATCTTTCCGACGGCTCCAACGATAAGATACAGGCGATACTGGACACTGGAATCATACCGTTACTCGTGGAGTTGTTAAAATCACAGCAAACAAGTGTCCTCACTCCAGCGTTGCGCACGGTTGGAAATATAGTGACAGGTGATGATGCTCAAACGGACGCTGTAATTTCTGCCGGAGCATTGCCGCACCTCGGTGCTTTATTGCGACACAGTCGTAGTAACATCGTGAAGGAGGCTGCTTGGGCAATCAGCAATATTACGGCTGGTAATGCGGGACAGATTCAACATGTGATAAATGCTAACTTATTAACGCCATTGGTAGAAGTGCTTCAGTTC gGAGATTATAAAGCACAAAAGGAAGCTGCATGGGCTGTAACCAACTTAACGTCAGGTGGAACAGTTCAGCATCTGAGTCAATTGGTGGCGGCGGGTGTATTgccatatttttgtaatttattggACTCGAAGGATTGGAATACTGTTATCGTTGTCTTAGATGGTCTGTCTAATCTCTTGCACACTGCGGCGAAAATGGGAGAGGAAACCAATCTTGCCATTTTAATCGAAGAAATCGGAGCGTTAGATAAGCTGGAGGCTCTTCAGCATCATGAGAATGAGCAAGTTTATATGAAATCTATGGCTCTGATCGATGCATATTTCACCGAAAAG GATACCGAAGAGGTGGGGACTCTTACTCCCAAGGTTGAGGATAATAATCAACTTCAATTCGATGTATTGAAGAACCCATCGATggatcaatttaaattttga
- the Ocrl gene encoding inositol polyphosphate 5-phosphatase OCRL isoform X2, with product MSASESLAIVQSKFVSGETVVTATEAALIQGWIKSSRYVALVNKGATHALAIFLTSRTPPQVYSDLTLEGILPIDQDFKCGIDTDGKAQDGHDVYMNITSRKLRLIFEMKLGEATSSLVSEIFRAIEAKSPAAEFLWIEKLTRSTRNLATAGKDTQDPVDPLLHLESPDLVVPRQSIASGRSPVAARESVVRYQMACKEDDYMYSKTFRILTCTWNVNGQPPNGIQLDPWLSADETPPDIYAIGFQELDLSKEAFLFHETPREEEWRQVIVNSLHPGGVYTQVALVRLVGIMLLVYALETHIPFIENVSTDTVGTGIMGKLGNKGGVAVSCCIHNTSICFVNAHLAAHCEEFERRNQDYADICARLSFAKYVPPKSFKDHDQIYWLGDLNYRITDMDATLVKQYLSEGNYAPVLALDQLAQQRKAGRVFQGFQEAEINFKPTYKYDPGTNNWDSSEKCRAPAWCDRVLWKGDVIKSISYKSYPELKISDHKPVTAGFDSQIRIIDMAKYRKIHEEVMKKLDKLENEFLPQVMVDTTDIIFDILKFLEPSSKELIIANTGQVPVQFEFIKKLDDTNYCKDWLHIEPYTGFIKPGEKCDIKLEVYVDKKTACKLNSGEDKLYDILVLHLEGGKDIFITVTGMYERSCFGSSMEALVHISVPIREIPIGRLVELENNKNLSQEPYAVPKEVWHLIDKLYRHGIKTPGLFETPGLHSEIVAIRDWLDECSQEPMPGGIHSVAEALLLLLESTAEPLIPYNLHNVCLSAATNYLQCKQIVMQLPEIRRTVFLYISSFLQELLNHAQDNELDAKTLATLFGSIFLRDPPRSRDDHHQRSRATQITFDKKKAAFVYHFLVNDQSDFFILGR from the exons ATGTCGGCGTCGGAATCATTAGCGATTGTGCAGTCAAAATTTGTCTCAGGCGAGACCGTCGTGACT GCTACAGAAGCGGCGTTGATACAAGGCTGGATAAAGTCTTCAAGATATGTCGCTCTTGTTAACAAGGGTGCCACTCATGCTTTGGCGATTTTCCTTACTTCAAGAACACCTCCACAGGTCTACAGCGACCTTACTCTGGAAGGAATATTGCCTATTGATCAAGACTTTAAATGTGGTATAG acaCCGATGGGAAAGCGCAGGATGGTCATGATGTGTATATGAATATTACATCGAGAAAGCTTCGTCTGATATTTGAGATGAAACTCGGAGAGGCAACTAGTTCTTTAGTGTCAGAAATATTTCGCGCAATAGAAG CTAAAAGCCCGGCAGCAGAGTTTTTATGGATCGAGAAGTTAACGAGGAGTACAAGAAATTTGGCAACAGCTGGTAAAGACACGCAGGATCCTGTCGATCCT cTGCTTCATCTCGAGAGTCCCGATTTAGTAGTACCGAGACAAAGTATTGCATCCGGTAGATCCCCAGTAGCTGCAAGAGAGTCGGTGGTGCGGTATCAGATGGCCTGTAAAGAGGACGATTACATGTATAGCAAAACATTTCG TATACTTACTTGTACGTGGAACGTAAACGGACAGCCCCCAAATGGCATCCAACTAGACCCGTGGTTAAGTGCCGACGAAACACCGCCAGACATATACGCCATTGGATTCCAAGAATTAGATTTAAGCAAGGAAGCATTCCTGTTTCACGAAACACCCAGAGAGGAAGAATGGAG ACAAGTTATAGTTAATTCGCTTCATCCTGGTGGCGTTTATACTCAAGTTGCTCTTGTCAGATTAGTGGGCATAATGTTGCTAGTGTACGCACTCGAAACTCATATACCTTTCATTGAAAATGTATCTACTGACACAGTGGGGACAGGCATTATGGGAAAATTG GGTAACAAGGGTGGTGTTGCAGTAAGTTGTTGCATACACAATACGTCCATTTGCTTCGTTAACGCCCATTTGGCGGCGCACTGCGAAGAGTTCGAACGACGTAATCAGGATTACGCTGATATTTGTGCGAGATTATCCTTTGCGAAATACGTGCCGCCTAAAAGCTTTAAAGATCACGA CCAGATTTATTGGTTGGGGGACTTAAATTATCGGATAACGGATATGGATGCTACGTTGGTTAAGCAGTATCTTTCGGAGGGTAATTACGCCCCCGTCTTGGCACTGGATCAGCTCGCCCAGCAACGCAAAGCGGGACGTGTGTTTCAAGGATTTCAGGAAGCggagattaattttaaacccACATACAAGTACGATCCTGGCACCAACAATTGGGATTCGAG TGAAAAATGCAGAGCACCAGCTTGGTGCGATCGAGTGTTGTGGAAAGGAGACGTGATCAAGTCGATCAGCTACAAAAGTTATCCGGAACTCAAGATATCCGATCACAAACCGGTGACTGCAGGCTTCGATTCTCAG ATACGAATAATAGACATGGCCAAGTATCGCAAAATCCACGAGGAAGTCATGAAGAAACTGGATAAATTGGAAAACGAATTTTTGCCGCAAGTAATGGTCGACACCACAGATATTATCTTTGATATTTTGAAGTTTCTCGAACCTAGCAGTAAAGAACTCATTATTGCTAACACAGGCCAG GTTCCGGTGCAATTtgagtttataaaaaaattagatgacACAAACTACTGCAAGGATTGGTTGCATATCGAACCCTACACAGGCTTTATAAAGCCAG GTGAAAAGTGTGATATTAAGTTGGAGGTGTACGTAGATAAGAAAACTGCTTGCAAGCTGAACTCCGGtgaagataaattatatgatattttagtGTTGCATCTCGAGGGAGGCAAGGACATCTTTATCACTGTGACAG GTATGTACGAGAGAAGCTGTTTCGGTTCTTCTATGGAAGCATTAGTTCATATTTCAGTGCCGATTAGAGAAATTCCTATTGGACGACTAGTAGAATTG GAGAACAACAAAAATCTGTCGCAAGAACCGTACGCAGTGCCGAAAGAAGTATGGCACTTAATCGACAAGCTGTATCGACACGGCATCAAGACTCCAGGACTGTTCGAAACACCGGGTCTCCATAGCGAGATAGTAGCTATTCGAGATTGGTTGGACGAGTGCAGTCAGGAACCGATGC CTGGTGGTATACATTCGGTGGCGGAGGCATTGCTGCTGCTTTTAGAGTCCACAGCTGAACCTTTGATACCGTATAATCTACATAACGTTTGCTTATCTGCGGCAActaattatttgcaatgcaAACAA ATCGTAATGCAGTTACCTGAAATTAGGAGAACAGTCTTTCTTTATATCAGTTCATTCTTGCAAGAGTTATTAAATCATGCGCAAGATAATGAGCTCGATGCTAAAACGCTCG cgACGTTATTCggatcaatatttttacgagATCCGCCGAGGAGCAGAGACGATCATCATCAGAGGAGTCGCGCGACTCAAATTACATTCGATAAGAAGAAAGCTGCGTTTGTTTATCATTTCTTAGTCAATGATCaaagtgatttttttatacttggTCGATAA